The nucleotide sequence TTACAAAAATATTCAACCAAATCAATCTAATGTGCAATGAAGCAAACATGCAGGAACTATATGCTGGACATTACTGTAATACCTGTAGTAATCACCCTTCATCTTCAGGTAGAAGACCTTGGACTCTGGAGCAGTAGATGAGGGGACAAGGTGGGAATCAAGAAGCTTGAGGATACCATCACAGATCTTGGTGAGCTCAACCTCAATCTTTCCACGGTAGTCCTTGATGAGTGTGACACGGTCCTCATTGCCACGGCTCTCTTCCTTCTGCTCAATGGAGGAAATGATGCGCCACGAGGCACGGCGGGCACCAATAACATTCTTGTAAGCAACTGATAGAAGGTTGCGCTCCTCGACTGTGAGCTCCTCGGAGTCAACTGTCTTGGCCACCTTCTCCATGAACTCAACCATCTCCTCGTACCTCTCAGCCTGCTCTGCAAGCTTGGCCATGTACACATTCTCCTCGCGGGAAAGCTCAGCAGGCTGCGCCATCTTCAGTGTCTGTGGCTTCTAACAGTCACCAAAGATCAATC is from Triticum aestivum cultivar Chinese Spring chromosome 3A, IWGSC CS RefSeq v2.1, whole genome shotgun sequence and encodes:
- the LOC123060025 gene encoding 14-3-3-like protein B, which encodes MAQPAELSREENVYMAKLAEQAERYEEMVEFMEKVAKTVDSEELTVEERNLLSVAYKNVIGARRASWRIISSIEQKEESRGNEDRVTLIKDYRGKIEVELTKICDGILKLLDSHLVPSSTAPESKVFYLKMKGDYYRYLAEFKSGTERKDAAENTMVAYKAAQEIALAELPPTHPIRLGLALNFSVFYYEILNSPDRACDLAKQAFDEAISELDSLSEESYKDSTLIMQLLRDNLTLWTSDISEDAAEEMKDAPKGESGDGQ